Proteins encoded within one genomic window of Helicobacter sp. 'house sparrow 1':
- the galE gene encoding UDP-glucose 4-epimerase GalE: protein MDTILVTGGCGYIGSHTILEFLEKTQNHIIIVDNLSTGFLDNFNYLKSIFKERITFLEINLNEIEKLEEVFRNNKIKCILHFAASLIVEESTKNPLLYYGNNVINTIYLAQLCIKYGVKNFIFSSTAAVYGEPKGNFEKINEDFFPCPINPYGSSKLMSEKILEDMSRVYDFNYIALRYFNVAGASMKNQLDIHKSGLGQRSKKATHLIKIALECAVGKREKMGIFGNDYDTEDGTCIRDYLHIDDLASAHLSAYDYLLENKKSNIFNVGYSKGYSVAEVINAVKTITKQDFIVENQPRRLGDPAKLIADNKKILELTNWIPKYDNLNTIIQSAYEWEKYIKFSENE from the coding sequence ATGGATACTATTTTAGTAACTGGTGGTTGTGGTTATATTGGATCACATACAATACTAGAATTTCTAGAAAAAACACAAAATCATATAATCATTGTTGATAATTTATCTACAGGATTCTTGGATAACTTTAATTATTTAAAGAGCATTTTTAAAGAAAGAATTACTTTTTTAGAAATAAACTTAAATGAAATAGAAAAACTTGAAGAGGTTTTTAGAAATAATAAAATCAAATGCATTTTACATTTTGCAGCATCACTAATTGTTGAAGAATCTACAAAAAATCCACTCCTTTATTATGGAAATAATGTAATAAATACAATTTATCTTGCACAACTTTGTATCAAATATGGTGTAAAAAATTTCATTTTTTCTTCTACAGCAGCAGTTTATGGAGAGCCTAAAGGAAATTTTGAGAAAATTAATGAAGATTTTTTCCCTTGTCCTATTAATCCTTATGGTTCTTCAAAGTTAATGAGTGAAAAAATTTTAGAAGATATGAGTAGAGTCTATGATTTTAATTATATTGCTTTAAGATATTTCAATGTAGCAGGTGCAAGTATGAAAAATCAACTAGATATTCATAAATCTGGTCTTGGTCAAAGAAGCAAAAAAGCCACCCATTTAATAAAAATAGCTTTAGAATGTGCTGTAGGAAAAAGAGAAAAAATGGGAATCTTTGGAAATGATTATGATACAGAAGATGGAACATGCATTAGAGATTATTTACATATTGATGATTTAGCAAGCGCTCATTTAAGTGCTTATGATTATTTATTAGAAAATAAAAAATCTAATATTTTTAATGTAGGTTATTCTAAAGGTTATAGTGTTGCTGAAGTCATTAATGCAGTAAAAACAATAACAAAGCAAGATTTTATTGTAGAAAATCAACCTAGAAGATTGGGTGATCCAGCAAAATTAATTGCAGATAATAAAAAAATTTTAGAATTAACAAATTGGATTCCAAAATATGACAACTTAAACACAATCATACAAAGTGCTTATGAATGGGAGAAATATATTAAATTCTCTGAGAATGAGTAA
- a CDS encoding pyridoxine 5'-phosphate synthase: protein MRLGLNIDHIATLREARKINDPDPLEAIFIAKNTGVSQITIHLREDRRHINDLDVKRIIQSSPLPVNIECSINDEIVDFICNQKPYKVTLVPEKREEVTTEGGLSMTHIKIKDVIKLFQSQNILVTTFIDPCLESIELSKEYKANGIEIHTGKYANIFLMLYSNLKRTPNSIKSLEDKDLKSLLDDAIREIKTIVKKSKDLGLYVCAGHGLNYLNVKEIAKISEIEELNIGQSIIAKSVFVGLEKAIKDMLDLIN from the coding sequence ATGAGACTTGGACTAAATATCGATCACATAGCAACTCTTAGAGAAGCCAGAAAAATCAATGATCCCGATCCATTAGAGGCTATTTTTATTGCAAAGAATACAGGAGTTTCACAAATTACTATTCACTTGCGTGAGGATAGAAGACATATTAATGATCTTGATGTAAAAAGAATTATTCAATCCTCTCCTCTTCCTGTAAATATTGAATGTTCTATCAATGATGAGATTGTTGATTTTATTTGTAATCAAAAACCCTATAAAGTAACCTTGGTTCCGGAAAAAAGAGAAGAGGTTACTACAGAGGGAGGTTTGTCTATGACTCATATAAAAATTAAAGATGTAATAAAATTATTTCAGAGTCAAAATATACTCGTAACAACTTTCATAGACCCTTGCTTAGAATCTATAGAACTTTCTAAGGAGTATAAAGCTAATGGTATAGAAATTCATACTGGAAAATATGCAAATATTTTTTTGATGCTTTATAGTAATCTTAAGAGAACTCCAAATAGTATAAAAAGCCTAGAAGACAAAGACTTAAAATCCTTACTAGATGATGCAATAAGAGAAATTAAAACCATTGTTAAAAAATCAAAAGATTTAGGACTTTATGTCTGTGCAGGGCATGGACTCAATTATCTCAATGTGAAAGAAATTGCAAAAATTTCTGAAATTGAAGAACTTAATATCGGTCAAAGTATCATCGCAAAATCCGTGTTTGTAGGACTAGAAAAAGCAATAAAAGATATGTTGGATTTAATCAACTAA
- a CDS encoding acyl-CoA thioesterase, which translates to MIEKSIQSFDTRTLTMSILVSPSMSNFSGVMHGGELLKLLDQVAYTCATRYCGVGVVTMAVDSVIFKQPIPIGSLLTFLASVNYTGKTSCEVGIKVISEDIKSKVVQHCNSCYFTMVAIENGKKVPVPQFKPETETQKRRWDNAILRRKRLQK; encoded by the coding sequence ATGATAGAAAAGAGCATTCAATCTTTTGATACAAGAACTTTAACCATGTCTATTTTAGTAAGTCCTTCTATGTCTAATTTTAGTGGGGTGATGCATGGAGGAGAATTATTAAAGTTATTGGATCAAGTTGCTTATACATGTGCGACAAGATATTGTGGGGTGGGTGTTGTTACAATGGCTGTTGATAGCGTAATTTTCAAGCAACCAATTCCAATAGGTTCCTTACTAACTTTTTTAGCAAGTGTAAATTATACCGGGAAAACAAGTTGTGAAGTTGGCATCAAAGTTATTAGTGAAGATATTAAAAGTAAAGTTGTTCAACATTGTAATAGTTGTTATTTTACGATGGTGGCCATTGAAAATGGTAAAAAAGTTCCAGTTCCACAGTTTAAACCTGAAACAGAGACACAAAAGCGTAGATGGGACAATGCTATATTAAGAAGAAAGAGACTACAGAAGTAG
- the pdxA gene encoding 4-hydroxythreonine-4-phosphate dehydrogenase, whose protein sequence is MYKVAICVGDINGIGPEILLKSHHIIEKYCQPFYCIHKELLQEIAKKLNLDFPAKANFIDLNTKIPSINVGKICADSGLYSYSSFLMACDLADSGLVDFITTLPIHKFAWKEAGIENIGHTDYLRERYQKDGIMMLGCEEMFVALFSDHIPLNKVSTLIKKENLKKFFLDFYKCIKEKNIAVLGLNPHCGDNGIIGKEDFIIKETIDEVNYDLKHEIFQGPISADSAFTPSQRKKYKYYIAFYHDIGLAPLKALYFSQSINVTLNIPILRTSVDHGVGFDIAYKNLADIQSYINAILLGIKLKDKQ, encoded by the coding sequence ATGTATAAGGTTGCTATTTGTGTTGGGGATATCAATGGGATTGGGCCTGAGATTTTATTAAAATCTCATCATATTATTGAAAAGTATTGTCAGCCTTTTTATTGTATTCATAAGGAATTGTTACAAGAGATTGCAAAAAAATTAAATTTAGATTTTCCAGCTAAAGCGAATTTCATAGATTTAAATACAAAAATTCCATCAATAAATGTTGGAAAAATCTGTGCGGATTCTGGACTTTATAGTTATTCTAGCTTTTTAATGGCTTGTGATTTAGCAGATAGTGGACTGGTAGATTTTATCACTACATTACCCATACATAAATTTGCTTGGAAAGAAGCTGGAATTGAAAACATTGGACATACAGACTATCTTAGGGAGCGTTATCAAAAAGATGGAATTATGATGCTTGGTTGCGAAGAAATGTTTGTTGCTCTTTTTTCAGATCATATTCCACTCAATAAAGTAAGCACGCTTATCAAAAAAGAAAATCTAAAAAAATTTTTTTTAGATTTTTATAAATGCATTAAAGAAAAAAATATTGCTGTTTTGGGCTTGAATCCTCATTGTGGTGATAATGGAATCATTGGAAAAGAAGACTTTATCATTAAAGAAACAATAGATGAAGTAAATTATGATCTAAAGCATGAAATTTTTCAAGGTCCCATCAGTGCAGATTCTGCTTTTACTCCTTCTCAAAGAAAAAAATATAAATATTATATAGCCTTTTATCATGATATTGGACTTGCTCCACTAAAGGCACTCTATTTTTCTCAAAGTATTAATGTGACATTAAATATACCTATTCTTAGAACCTCCGTAGATCACGGAGTAGGGTTTGATATTGCCTATAAAAATTTAGCTGACATACAAAGTTATATCAATGCTATACTTTTAGGGATAAAACTTAAGGATAAACAATGA
- a CDS encoding DUF354 domain-containing protein has product MIWLDITDPKYVLFFKNLIPLLKNLDEVVITTRKSKDYNECYKLLKLFQIEAISLGSYGGASKLDKFNSRLKRQKDFLKLFQKTGIPKIFITGVSVEGTQTAFALGIPIIQFSDTPLASNFFSTDKTTVVAKLTLPLSNLIFRPFVVPEKCYSNLGIEPKNIIPYNFIDVAIWLKNLPAGNDFRKRYKLDDTKPTILIREEEYKAHYVKEKNPIIYDCIGLLQNLEVNLVLMPRYGIDDLKNQFSDTKNLTILENKLPPQDFYPFIDMLIGGGGTMNLESCYLGIPTISTRSLFLFHDKYLLDNKLMYHCKNAQEVLSIVKKYITSGFKRKNNQSFFEKEEATFEKIFLEIKKRFYY; this is encoded by the coding sequence TTGATTTGGTTAGATATTACTGATCCAAAATATGTTTTGTTTTTTAAAAATCTCATCCCTTTATTAAAAAATCTTGATGAGGTGGTTATCACTACTAGAAAATCTAAAGATTACAATGAGTGTTATAAACTCTTAAAATTATTTCAAATTGAAGCAATATCATTGGGAAGTTATGGAGGGGCGAGCAAGCTTGATAAATTTAACTCAAGATTGAAGAGACAAAAAGATTTTTTAAAACTATTTCAAAAGACTGGGATTCCAAAAATTTTTATCACAGGTGTAAGTGTAGAGGGAACTCAAACCGCATTTGCACTAGGAATTCCCATTATTCAATTTTCTGATACCCCATTGGCAAGCAACTTTTTTTCAACAGATAAAACTACTGTCGTAGCAAAGCTTACCCTGCCCCTAAGCAACTTGATTTTTAGACCTTTTGTAGTTCCTGAAAAATGCTATAGTAATCTAGGAATAGAACCCAAAAATATTATTCCCTACAATTTCATTGATGTGGCTATTTGGTTAAAAAATCTTCCTGCTGGTAATGATTTTAGAAAAAGATATAAATTAGATGATACAAAACCCACAATTTTAATTAGAGAAGAAGAATACAAAGCCCACTATGTTAAAGAAAAAAATCCAATTATTTATGATTGTATTGGCTTATTACAAAATCTTGAAGTAAATTTAGTACTAATGCCAAGATATGGAATTGATGATTTAAAAAATCAGTTTTCTGATACAAAAAATCTAACAATCCTGGAAAACAAACTTCCACCTCAAGATTTTTATCCCTTTATTGATATGCTAATAGGTGGTGGTGGAACAATGAATCTAGAATCCTGCTATCTTGGAATTCCTACAATATCCACACGATCTCTTTTTTTATTCCACGACAAATATTTATTAGATAACAAATTAATGTATCATTGTAAAAATGCGCAAGAAGTTTTAAGCATAGTAAAAAAATATATCACTTCTGGTTTTAAAAGAAAAAACAATCAATCTTTTTTTGAGAAAGAAGAAGCTACTTTTGAAAAGATATTTTTGGAAATAAAAAAGAGATTTTATTATTAA
- a CDS encoding class 1 fructose-bisphosphatase produces the protein MQKVFCLLKEIAQEIQILLLKSDTNYLESSNSSGDQQLQVDVMADKIIEKKLLSLDSIKGVCSEEKKEAILKESGDYLIAYDPLDGSSLFDSNLSIGSIFGIYTKEFDAKNLKASAYIIYGPRLEIVFGDTKITHLSFDGENWKEKTPFSLKEKGKINATGGTQKNWSNSHRAFIQSLFNEGYRLRYSGGMVPDLHQILIKGGGLFSYPSTSDAKEGKLRKLFEVFPFAHLFELCGGEAIDGKQRLLDLPCNSLHETTPCYFGSKQEIQKLKSFFKEN, from the coding sequence CTTGAAAGTAGTAATAGCAGTGGTGATCAACAATTACAAGTTGATGTAATGGCTGATAAAATTATTGAAAAAAAGCTTTTAAGTTTGGATTCTATCAAGGGTGTTTGTAGTGAGGAAAAAAAAGAGGCTATTTTAAAAGAAAGTGGGGATTATCTTATTGCCTATGATCCATTAGATGGTTCTAGTCTCTTTGATAGCAATTTAAGCATAGGCTCAATTTTTGGAATCTATACCAAGGAATTTGATGCTAAAAATCTCAAGGCTAGTGCTTATATTATATATGGTCCAAGACTAGAAATTGTTTTTGGAGATACAAAAATTACTCACTTATCCTTTGATGGAGAGAACTGGAAAGAGAAAACACCCTTTAGTTTAAAAGAGAAAGGAAAAATCAATGCAACAGGTGGAACTCAAAAAAATTGGAGCAATTCGCATAGAGCTTTTATCCAATCACTTTTTAATGAAGGCTATCGATTAAGGTATTCTGGAGGAATGGTTCCTGACTTGCACCAGATACTTATCAAAGGAGGGGGATTATTTAGCTATCCCTCAACAAGTGATGCAAAAGAGGGAAAACTAAGAAAACTCTTTGAGGTTTTTCCATTTGCTCATTTGTTTGAACTTTGTGGTGGTGAAGCAATTGATGGCAAGCAAAGATTATTGGATTTGCCTTGCAATAGTCTTCATGAGACTACTCCCTGCTATTTTGGTAGCAAACAAGAAATTCAGAAATTAAAATCATTTTTCAAGGAAAATTGA
- a CDS encoding sulfite oxidase encodes MKKDNKKMRGIHEAYAKDPHKADLDIFGREVDPITRRGFLKKSSLLAMASIIGSNIPFASNMPGGLMPALFANSDAPFSFPGKDGLIYLNDRPIAAETPPQFLDSPFTEAKYFFIRNNGNAPDEKDLDPKNWTLEISGESCIKPQTFTIDDLKKKFKTYTYALTIECGGNNRAEIVPATKGNQWEMGAVCCGRWTGVRLKDVLEYCGIKKDAVYIGYYGADIRLDGNTDKHVISRGVPMSKALEDESLIAWEYEGEPIPYINGFPLRLVIGGWSASVSGKWLKKIVIRNKVHDGEKMNGQSYRMPCNPVAPGEKVEDKDMCILESMVVKSLITYPVSGIKTPLNKQLDLRGKAWAGDRSVKEVFVSIDFGATWKKAELKKPLNRLAWQEWKTTVKFPKEGYYEVWARAVDDHGVSQPMVLPGWNPRGYLNNACHRIAVRVI; translated from the coding sequence ATGAAGAAGGATAATAAAAAAATGAGAGGGATTCATGAAGCATACGCTAAAGATCCTCATAAAGCAGATTTAGATATTTTTGGAAGAGAAGTTGATCCAATTACAAGGAGAGGATTTTTAAAAAAATCTTCCCTTTTGGCTATGGCTTCAATTATAGGTTCAAATATACCATTTGCAAGTAATATGCCAGGAGGTTTGATGCCTGCTTTATTTGCAAATAGTGATGCGCCTTTTAGTTTTCCTGGTAAAGATGGATTGATTTATTTAAATGATAGACCAATTGCTGCTGAAACACCACCTCAATTTCTTGACAGTCCTTTTACCGAAGCTAAGTATTTTTTCATTAGAAATAATGGAAATGCACCAGATGAAAAGGATTTAGATCCTAAAAACTGGACTTTAGAGATTTCAGGAGAATCTTGTATCAAACCTCAAACTTTTACAATTGATGATTTGAAGAAAAAATTTAAAACTTATACTTATGCTTTAACAATTGAGTGTGGAGGTAATAACAGAGCTGAAATAGTTCCAGCAACAAAGGGAAATCAATGGGAAATGGGAGCTGTTTGTTGCGGAAGATGGACAGGGGTGAGATTAAAAGATGTTCTTGAGTATTGTGGAATTAAAAAAGATGCTGTTTACATTGGGTATTATGGTGCAGATATACGCCTTGATGGTAATACTGATAAGCATGTTATTTCAAGAGGGGTTCCAATGAGCAAAGCTCTTGAAGATGAAAGTCTTATTGCTTGGGAGTATGAGGGAGAGCCCATACCTTACATAAATGGGTTTCCTTTAAGACTTGTTATTGGTGGTTGGTCTGCAAGTGTTTCAGGAAAATGGCTAAAAAAGATTGTAATTCGTAACAAGGTTCATGATGGTGAAAAGATGAATGGACAATCTTATCGTATGCCATGTAATCCTGTTGCGCCAGGAGAAAAAGTTGAAGATAAAGATATGTGCATCTTAGAATCCATGGTTGTTAAATCACTGATTACTTATCCAGTTTCTGGAATTAAAACCCCATTAAATAAACAACTTGATTTAAGAGGAAAGGCTTGGGCAGGCGATCGAAGTGTAAAAGAAGTTTTTGTAAGTATTGATTTTGGAGCAACTTGGAAGAAAGCAGAACTTAAAAAACCATTAAATAGATTAGCTTGGCAAGAATGGAAAACAACTGTAAAATTCCCAAAAGAGGGTTATTATGAGGTGTGGGCAAGAGCAGTTGATGATCATGGTGTATCTCAGCCAATGGTGCTTCCAGGTTGGAATCCAAGAGGGTATTTAAATAATGCTTGTCATAGGATTGCTGTTCGCGTAATCTAA